The Podarcis raffonei isolate rPodRaf1 chromosome 18, rPodRaf1.pri, whole genome shotgun sequence genome includes the window AAAACCCCGGCCACCAGCTGAGCCGCCTCTGTAGCCGCGGGACCTGTTGTCAGACGACTTGCCTGCTTGGTCAACTCTGATTTGGCGGCCGTCGACAGACTGGAAAAACGAGGGGTTTCAGGGTTAGCACAGTGCTCCACAATGAACAAGCACACAAAAGCGGTGACTATCAAACAGATCCTCagttaattataatttattatttatacgccgcctatctggctgggtttccccacctacTCCAGGCGGCTCAACAGAATAGTAAGAAcacgataaaacgtcaaacattaaaaacttctgccTTCTAATGTCTCCGTAAAACcaggtagttgttcatttccttgacctctgatgggagggcgttccacagggaggcccCACCACCAAGAAGTTACGTTTCCCCAAACTGCTAACTTTTAACAGTTGTTCTATCGTGATCGCATCCTAAAAACAGAAGGACTTCTGTCCTACCAAGGCCCGCTGAACAGCCACCACAGAACAGAACTCACCTTGCCATTCATGGCCATCATCGCATCTTTAGCATCATCAACACTCTCAAAGGTGACAAAGCCAAACCCTCTGGACCTCTGGGTTTCTCTGTCTTTGACGACAACAACTggtgggaaggaagaagagaagagtttggatttgatatcccgctttatcactacccgaaggagtcggctaacattctcctttcccttcctcctccacaaaaaacactctgtgagatgagtggggctgagagacttcagagaagtgtgactagcccaatgtcacccagcagctgcaggtggaggagcggagacacgaacctggttcaccagattacgagtccacggTTCATAACCAAtacaacacactggctctctagtggCGAGAGATTTGTTATTTGGTCAACTTAAGTTCAGGGCACAAAGCCCATGAGAATTCGTGCTAATAAGAGTGCTTATTTCATTCTTAATTTGAGTGTGGGGCAAACTCTAGGTTATCTTTTATACCGGCTGAGCCTACCACGTACCAATTGATGCCAAAGtaaattattttgattttttaaaaaattaccatCAGTGATCTGTCCGTATTTAGAGAAGACTTGCTCCAGCGACTGTTCGTTGGTGTCAAAACTGAGGCCGCCGACAAAGAGCTTCCCTTCATCTGATGCCATTTTCTCCCCTGGGAGCAAAAAAAACAAGCCTCGTGTTCAGCATTCGCCCAAGGTAACAAAACACAACACCCCTCCTGGAACAAGTTCACCGGATCATCAACCGGGTGGGGTCACGACTCACTCAAAACTTAAGGAGCTTAGCAGCCAGTGACACAAATCCTGTTTTATCCGTTTTCTTCAAAGAGTGCCCATCCAATGGAGAAGAGAAAACCGTTTCATTAGCTTTAAACCTTTGTTTAtaaaaatactgtacagtggtacctcgggttacatacgcttctggttacagactccgctaacccagaaattctacctcgggttaagaactttgcttcaggatgggaacagaaatcgtgcagtggcagcagcgggaggccccattagctaaagtggtgcttcaggttaagaacggacctccgcaacaaattaagtacgtaaccagaggtaccactgtactagccagCCCTGCATGAAAAGCCACATTTGCCACAAACGTCCCCCCTTCAACGAATTGTTGGAAATGTAGAAGGCAGGCTCCTCTTTTGCAAGTAggcaaataaaaggaaaaaggatgggggggggagtgaagcaaAGATAGAGAAAAAAATTGTAGATTCTTGTATTGCATGGGATTAGTAGTCTATCACAGCTGGAAAAAACCTTAGAAAATGTAAACAAGCCCATTCCTATGCTTTATTTAAAGCTCCAAGGCCCATGTGTTAAATAACACCTGTACATAAAAGGCCTTTGCCCCCCTTCTTTCAACCAACCATACTGTTCACGGTACTTTTAAATGGCCCTTCTCTTAATGTTTATCCTTCTCGTGTTATTTCTACGCAAGTGCGGATTATAAACTTCGCGAAAATAATGAATTGGGATATTCTTCACGCGAGGCATTTTTTGCTTCCTAAATGGCAGAGTGCCCTAAATGGGGAGGCACAAAACCAAATTAGCAACCAACAGGAGCATGAATGACGTGAAACGAGGCATCAAAATGTCTCAGAATTAAAATCTGCGCACGAGGAAGGTTAGCAGTTGAAAAACAAATCGAAATAAGCAGTTGAAATGTTAGAAAGGctgtgcaaaaataataatagtttattttttataccccgcccatctgcctgtgtttccccagccactctgggcgagtaataataataataatgcaattttATCACGCATCTAAAGTGCAACCTTTTTGCTGTCCATTCATGACCTGTCTTACGTGGGGGCGGGGAATTAAAGCCACCACGTACGCGCATGCGCGCCCGTTTAAAGTACAGGTACAGGGCTTAAGGCAGCCGCTAGCGCATGCGCGGATATCCACCCCCGCCTCTCGCTCTCTCCCAGCGCATGCGCGCTACTGCCCCCCACATCCCTTCCCGGCTCCGCCGCCATTTTGAGTCTTCCTTCCCCCACAAGCTTGTCGGGAAGCCATTTTGTTTTTGTCCCTTTCTCCCGGTGCGCGGTTCGCCGCTCGCCTTCCAAGCGGACCCAcaggaagtaaaaaaataaaaaggcgcCTTTTTTCTGCGACTGACCACCCGACCTATTAATATTATCAACcaaaagatatatatatttttatttctttatttccccaccTTCGTGCGCCCGCCCCGCGTCGCCCCCCTCCCCCTTACCGAAGTCGCTTCCTAGCTGCGCAAGTGAATTTCGAGCTTCAAAGTCCCAGCGCGAACTACGCAGTGGCTCGGCTGCGCCTCCGCTTATATACCGGCTCTGAGCCCCGCCCtcctcatgaatatgcaaatgagCCCGGCTCTGTCGAAAATGGCGCCCGCTCCTTCTCTCGAGGGGCGAGAAGGAATGAGGTAATCTGCGGCCCCCATTGGTCGGAGGCCGATTAATATACATGAGGGGAGGCGGGGCCGGAGTGTAAGCAGCAAAAAACATAACTCCGGGCTCCTTTCCGTTTCCGCCTCCGCGTGAAAAAAGACGTGATTGGGTGAGGCGGTTAGGTCGTTAAGGGCGACGAGACCTTCTCGTGAGCTGATTGGTGCAGATATATCCCCGCCCACAAGCCGCAAGACCTCTGGCTGCGCCGCGAGATAGTTGTGTATGCgagggaggaagggggcggggcgAGGGGGCGTGGCCGCCCTGACCTACTTTCGCGCGCTTGTCAGCAATGCGGCGCGGTTTTGCCGCAACGAACAAAGGCGATtcgtgggaggaggaggagggcgcggCCGCCATCTTGGAGCGGGAAAGCAGCATGGCCGCCTCAGGGCCCACAATGCATAGCGCGGAAAAGGCCTCGCCACGCCACCAAAATATTAAAACGCCTCATCAGTACATGACAAAACAATCAAAAGTCCTCGCATAACATTCACAGCTCGCGAAATAAAGATGAAATAAAAAGGtcactgtgtgtttgtgtgtgtttatatatgtttaaAATTAGAATAAGGAAGACCatatatgcatttgtgtgtgtgtatatatgtgtatttatatataccgtatttttcgctctacaagacgcaccagaccacaagacgcacctagtttttggaggaggaaaacaagaaaaaaaatattctgaatctcagaagccagaacagcaagagggatcactgcgcaccGAAAGCaggaatccctcttgctgttctggcttctgggatagctgcgcagcctgcataaggcgcacacacatttccccttactttttaggagggaaaaagtgagtcttatagagcaaaaaatacggtgtgtgtgtgtgtgtgtgtgtatatgtttgtgtgtgtgtatatatatgtgtgtatttatatatgtttgtgtgtatatatatatgtgtgtgtgtgtatttatatgtgtgtgtatatatatgtgtgtgtgtgtgtatgtgtatttatatatatatatatgtttgtgtgtgtatttatatatatatgtgtgtgtgtgtgtatgtatatgtgtgagtgcgctcatatatatatatgtgtgtgtgtgtgtgtatttatatatgtgtgtgtgtgtatatatatatatatatatatgtttgtgtgtatatatatatatgtgtgtatttatatgtgtgtgtgtatatatgtgtgtgtgtgtatgtgtatttatatatatatgtttgtgtgtgtatatatatatatgtgtgtgtatttatatatatatgtgtgtgtgtgtgtgtatgtatatgtgtgagtgcgctcatatatatatatatatatgtgtgtgtgtgtgtgtgtgtatttatatatatatgtttgtgtgtgtatatatatatatgtgtgtgtatttatatatatatatgtgtgtgtgtgtgtgtgtatgtatatgtgtgagtgcgctcatatatatatatatatatatgtgtgtgtgtgtgtatttatatatatatgtttgtgtgtgtgtatatatatatgtgtgtgtatttatatatgtgtgtgtgtgtatatatatatatatgtttgtgtgtatatatatgtgtgtgtgtatttatatgtgtgtgtgtatatatgtgtgtgtgtgtatgtgtatttatatatatatgtttgtgtgtgtatatatatatatatgtgtgtgtgtatttatatatatatgtgtgtgtgtgtgtgtgtatatgtgtgagtgcgctcatatatatatatgtgtgtgtgtgtgtgtgtgtatatgtgtgtgtgtgtatgtgtatttatatatgtgtgtgtgtatttatatatatgtgtgtgtgtgtatatgtctgtgtgtatatatatatatatatgtgtgtgtgtgtgtatgtgtgtgtgtgtgttttttatatatatgtctgtgtgtgtgtgattgctaTAAGGAGTAACATAGTGcaggaaaaatacataaaatgaacAATACATAGCATGAAATGAAGGGGGGCGGGAAATGCAACACAACATAAAAGAACATAAAATGAAAagcgtcttcttcttcttctttggcagtcACTCCTAgccgagtaagactgtcttccataaacacggttttaacaagtGTAAATATACGTTAACATACAATGGGGAAAAGCAAAAGCACACAACATAAAATAGCACTGGGGCGGGGAATCGAGGGGAATTGAATTCGCAAATTCAAGTTCTACTCGTgcgtagacccatttaaatgaatgagGCCTAATCCGTGTCCATTCATTTCTGCTCCGAGTAGcgttatccagtgctttttctctctctaaaaaatatgtttaggggtactctgaTTTTGACTTAAGGAAATCACCAATTTATAGtccaaatcgggggaaataagtaacagtaaatggacaaaaatacaaagattcacaaaatgtttagggggatgCACTACCATTATCTATATAAATGTTAATATCTGCTTGTATAATCTCCCAAAAAGATTTTCCCGGGTCGAGTGAAGGGGTGGTGAGATAACAACCGCAATTCGGTGCAAACAAGTCGGCCAAAAAAAAGGATCTTCATTTCATGTTTACATTCCCGGGGGCAGCTATAGAACCAGGAATGAGACCTCGGAGTCGTCGTGGCTAGCTCcgtgaagatgttgacccaggtagaatctacacacatgtaaataaataaataaataaatccgtgAAAacgctttataaaaaaaaaaaagttttgaaaaatacgtcAAATTCGCCATAGCTCCccgtcgccatctagtgtcccgtTTGTGTATTGCACTTTATTTGGAACTGAGTGTGCAAAAAGCCGGTGTCATCTGGAGGTCCAtcgggaaaggaattgaaaacaaaagtgccaatGTCATTATGCAAATCTACGGGGTGACCCCATTTGCAACGGTGTGTACAGTTctagttcagaaaagggcaagcgaAATGATTGGGGTGGCGTGGGGTGGAGAGACCCCCAGGATGAGGAACGGttgcagcttcttcttctttttagcttagagaaaaggaaCTAAATGGGCCGCACTGGTCTGATATTAGGCTTTCGTTGAGaggtttttcttctttggcgatccctcgtagccaagtaagattgtcttccataaacacagttttaaaagtgactgtggaggccaattctggatccacacatccttccacagtggggacattggtttccaggcaggagttgatcctggtgtgggtttgccaagcgtgccttccttttagcgtgtttctcccttgtgtcctgagttcgagtgtcttcaaaccccacgacacctttggtaaaggctgttctccaactggagcgctcgcaggccagtgtttcccagttgtcggtgtttatactacattttttttagatttgccttgagagagtctttcaacctttttttgtttaaatataaataaccttaggaggggaagaaatggaggcagtgagagattttactttcttgggctccatgatcactgcagatggtgacagcagtcacaaaattaaaagacgcctgcttcttgggagggaagcgatgacaaacctggacagcatcttaaaaagcagagacatcaccttgccaaaaaaggtccatatagttcaagccatggttttcccaggtgtgatgtatggaagtgagagctggaccatcaagaaggctgatggccgacgAATGGATGCTTTTAaattctggtgttggaggagactcttgagagtcccatggactgcaagaagatcaaacctctccattctgaaggaaatcagccctgagtgctcactggaaggacagatcc containing:
- the CIRBP gene encoding cold-inducible RNA-binding protein isoform X3, with the translated sequence MASDEGKLFVGGLSFDTNEQSLEQVFSKYGQITDVVVVKDRETQRSRGFGFVTFESVDDAKDAMMAMNGKSVDGRQIRVDQAGKSSDNRSRGYRGGSAGGRGFFRGGRGRGRGFSRGAGGDRGYGGSRFESRSGGYGGSRDYYGGSSRSQGSYGDRPSGGSYRDSYDSYG
- the CIRBP gene encoding cold-inducible RNA-binding protein isoform X1; amino-acid sequence: MASDEGKLFVGGLSFDTNEQSLEQVFSKYGQITDVVVVKDRETQRSRGFGFVTFESVDDAKDAMMAMNGKSVDGRQIRVDQAGKSSDNRSRGYRGGSAGGRGFFRGGRGRGRGFSRGAGGDRGYGGSRFESRSGGYGGSRDYYGGSSRSQGSYGDRPSGGSYRDSYDSYATHNE
- the CIRBP gene encoding cold-inducible RNA-binding protein isoform X4 — encoded protein: MASDEGKLFVGGLSFDTNEQSLEQVFSKYGQITDVVVVKDRETQRSRGFGFVTFESVDDAKDAMMAMNGKSVDGRQIRVDQAGKSSDNRSRGYRGGSAGGRGFFRGGRGRGRGFSRGAGGDRGYGGSRFESRSGGYGGSRDYYGGSRSQGSYGDRPSGGSYRDSYDSYG
- the CIRBP gene encoding cold-inducible RNA-binding protein isoform X2, which translates into the protein MASDEGKLFVGGLSFDTNEQSLEQVFSKYGQITDVVVVKDRETQRSRGFGFVTFESVDDAKDAMMAMNGKSVDGRQIRVDQAGKSSDNRSRGYRGGSAGGRGFFRGGRGRGRGFSRGAGGDRGYGGSRFESRSGGYGGSRDYYGGSRSQGSYGDRPSGGSYRDSYDSYATHNE